A segment of the Streptomyces sp. L2 genome:
TTGAATTCCGCAATCGTGATGGTGTGCGTGACCTCTTTGGTCATCTCCTCGGACGGCTGCTGGCCGAGGTACACCGCCGACTCGGAGGGGCAGAGGTTGTACGCCGGGTTGAGGTCCTCCCCGGTGCACAGGTACAGGTTGAGGATCGCCTTGTAGGTGATCTTCGCAGTGACGGTGCAGTTGCCCTTGTAGGCGATCCTGCTCTTCCAGTCGTCGCAGGCCGACGTCTTGGAGAGGGTCTTCGGCTCGCCGACGTTCTCATAGTGGTCGACGACATAGAACACGTTGCCGATGTGGCCGGCCGAGTCGAGGATGGTGCCCGTCTGGATCTGCTTCCCGTTCCCCTTGTTCTGGGTCTCGGTGGCGGCGTCTTGTGCTTCCTTGGCGTACTTGTTCGCGTCCTTGGCTGCCTGTTCGGCCTCTGTTGCGGCGGTGTCTGCTCGGTCGGCTGCGGAGCGGGCGTCCTTGGCGTCCTGTTGGGCCTGGGCTGCTGCGGTGCGGGCGGCGGAGGCGTCGAGTTCGGCGGTGTCGGCGGAGTCGCGGGCGTCTTTGGCGTAGCCCTCGGCCTTGCCGGCGGCCTTGTCGGCTGCGTCGGCGTCGTCGGTGGCTTGTTGGTCGTAGGTGATGGTGCGGGCCAGGGCGGCTGCTGCTTTGGAGGCCGCGGTGGCGGCGTCGGCCGCGTAGGTCAGGGCGTCCTTGGAGTAGGTGAGGGCGTCGGCGGCGTATCGGGCGGCGTTGGCCGCGTGCTGGTAGGCCTCCTTGGCGTCTCCCTTCGCCTGGTCGGCGAGGTTCTTGGCGGCGTCGGCCTCGGCCGTGGCGTTCTTGGCGTGGGCGTCGGCGACGGCTTGCTGCTGTTCGGCGATCGTCTTGGATGCCTGTCCGGTGAGGACGACCAGGCCGGCGGCGGAGTCGGTGGTGATGTAGGGGGAGCCGAGCTGGACGGCGTCGTTGGCCGGGGCGGCGACTTGCTGTGCCGACGTGCCGGCGTCCACGGCGGCCTGGGCGGTGACGTGGGCGTAGCCGACGGCTTTCGCCGCGGCCGCGACCGCGTTGCCGGCTTCCTGGTCCGCCTGGTCCGCCTGGGTTTTGGCGTCCTTGGCGTGTCCTTCGGCCTCGTTCGCGAGTTTGACGGCTGTTTTTGCCTGGGAGGAGGCGTCCTGGGAGGCTTTGATGGCGTCGGCGGCGGCGCTGGTCGCGGTTTTCACGTCCGCGTCGGCCTTGAGTTTGTCGGCCTGGGCGGCGTCGGCGTCGGAGCGGGCGCGTTTGGCGGCTGCTTCGGCGCGGGTGGCCGCGGCGTCGGCGTCGGCTGCCGCCTTGGTGGCGGCGTCGGCCGCGGACTGGGCCTTGGTCGCTGCGGTTTCGGCGTCGTCGGCGTGCTGGTCGGCGTCGTTGGCGGCGGTGCGGGCGGCGTCGGCCGCGTCGCCGGAGTCCAGTGAGTCGGCGTAGGCGTCCTTGGCGTCGGCCTTGGCGCGGGCGGCGTTGGCCTTCTGTTTGGCGTCCCAGGCGTCGTCGCGTTTGTCCCTGGCGTCGCCGGCGGCCTTGACCGCGTCGTCGCGCTTGGAGCCGGCCGTCTTCTCCGCGGCCTCCGCCTTGTCCTTGGCGTCCTTGGCCTTCGTCGCCTCGGACAGGGCCGTCGTCTTGTCGGTGGCGGCTTCCGCCTGTTTCGCGGCGGCGGTCTCCTTCGCCGCCTTGGCGGTCTTCTCCTCGGCCTCGGCGTCGAGGCGCCGGGCGTGGGCGTCGGCGGCGGCCGCCTTCGCGTCGCCCTCCGCCTTGACCGCGACCGTCAGCTTGCTCTCGGCGGTCTCCTTGTCCTTCTTCGCGTTGTCGCGGTGCACCTTCGCCGCGTCCGCCGCGGCCTTGGCCTGCGACTCGGCCGTCTTCGCGGCCTCCTTGCGGAACTCCGCCTTCGACTGCGCCGCCTGGGCGAGCGCACGCTCGGCGACGGTCTGGCTGTCGGCGGCCGAGGCGCGGGTGGCGGCCTCGGCCGTCTCGCCGGCCTTCACCATCGCCGCGAGCGCGGCCACGGCTCCCTTGGTCACCTGTGCTTTCTGCTGACCGACCAGCAGGCCGCGGCCCCGGGGAGCGCCGTTGGCGTCGGCGATGTCGTACGCGGCCTGCATGGCCTGGTCGGAGGTGGTGCCGGCCTTCTGTGCGGCGGTGAGCTGGGCCTTGAGGACGGCGAGTTGCGCCTTCGCTCCGGTTCGGGCGTCGGTGACGCCCTTCTTCGCCTTGCTGAACTGCGCCTTCGACGGGTACGAGAGGGTGTCGGCGCCTTGGTGGCCCTTGGGGACGAGCCGGAACTTCTGCCCGTCGCTGTTGTCGCAGCTCCACAGCCAGGAGTCCTTGCCGTTGGCGAACGAGTTAAGGTCCAGGCACTTGTCCGTAGCGGCATTGCGCAGCTCACTGGCGGCGTGGGCGTCGAAGTTCCACCGCTGGGCCGCCGAGCCGTTGCAGGTCCAGATCTGGATCTTGGTGCCGTTGGCGTCGTCGCTGCTCTTCACGTCCAGGCACTTCTGCGCGTTGATGTTGCGCAGGGCGTAGCCGCCGTCGTCGCCGAAGACCTGCCACCTCTGGGCACTGGTGTCATTGCAGGTGTAGATCTGGACGGGGGTGCCGTTGGTCTTCCCCGAGCCCTGCACGTCCAGGCACTTGCCCCTGGCGGCGACGACCTGGATGACCGCCGGGGAGTCGCCGACCCAGCCGAGGCCACCGGGGCTCCAGTAGTCCTGCCAGCGGGTGAGGTGGTCGGCGACCCAGGAGTGTCCCAGCATGGTGCTGAGCGCCTTCGCCCCCTTGGCGAGCGCGCCGACGGCGTCCTTGTTCGCGTCCAGGACCTCGTCGCGCTGGGTGGCCTGGGAGGCGACCTCCTTCTGCCACTCCTCGGCCGCGGTCGCCGTCACGTTGCCCAGCACACCGTCCGGGTCGAGCGGGTCACGCCAACCGCATGCGGCGAAACGGGACTTCACGTCCTCCACGGCTATGCGGTACTCCGGCGTGCCCGGCGCGGGAGCCACGTGCGGGAAACCGCCCGAGGAGAGGAACAGGCGGGCGTCGTCAGCCCCCGCCTTCGTGCCCGGTCCGCCGTGCATCCACTCGAACGCGTTGTGCTCGGCAAGGGCACGGTTCCACTCCGCGGTCGTCTTGCCGTCCGGGGCCGGATCCTTCCCGTAGAGGGGGGTGCCCAGCGCGTCGACGGCTGTCAGGGTGCTAGTGCCGGCCCTCGGGGTCTCGTCCTGGTAGAAGTCCTCGTCGCTCTGCCAGAACCTGTCGGCCACCCACGCGGACAGGCCCGTCTGGTTGTAGAAACTCTTGTCGCCATCAGGGGGTGAGTGGAACCCGGTCTCGGTGAACCCGGCGGGTGTCTCCAGGCCGGCCAGGGGCTTCTGCCAGCCATCCCGAAGCGCCGACAGACCGGCCATCTCCTTGTCCGCCGCGTCACGGTCGGCCTGATACGCCGTCGCGAGCGGCGTCTTCGCCCAGTTGTCCCGGTCGGCCAGGGCGTGCAGCATGTCGGCCGGCTGGTCGAGGCCGTTCTGCGCGGTGGAGGCCATCGACGGGCCGCCCAGGCGCAGTACGTCGGACATCAGGCACTGGTCCTGGCGCAACTGCTCGGCGCTCGTGTCCTGGTACCAGGGGTAGGAGTCGGCCGAGGGAGCGGTCACCGGGCTCGGCAGGCCACCAGGATGAACCGCCAGTCCGGCCAGAACCGCCAGAGCGGCGACCGAGGTGACGGCGGGCGTGAACTTTCGTGATCTTCGTGATGCGGGCAGGCGGAACCACGGTCTGGGGCGCAAAAGAGCAACCCTTCCTGCGGTCATGGGGGGCGCGGCCGGCGGTGCGGCCGAGGAGCAGAGGTACAGCCGGACGGACCTGAAACGCCCTCAGCAGATCGCTGAGGTGACCTCAGATGCGAGTGCCTTCGACTGACTCGCGGCATGCGGACGTCCGAAAAGACGGCAAGGACGGCAGGACGGCATGACGAAGCGACCCCTCCCCGTGAGCGACGGCGTTCCCCCGGTCGCTGACTGACGCACGTGCGGCTACGGACTGGTCAGGCCCTGATCACGTGCGGTGACAGCCTAGGCGAAAGAGTGCAAGGTCGTACAGAGGTTCGATACTGGGGGACCTGGTCCGCCGCGGGGGCGACGCCGCGCACAGGGCGCAGGGCGGTAGGGTGCTTGTCGCGGATCTGCCCGACGGCCGCGTCCGTGGGCTGGCGGGTCCGACCAGCCCACGACCGAGGTCCCGGTCTGGTCGGAGCGACCGGGCCACACGCGCGGCCGGAGTTGCCGCCTGCGGATTCGGGTCAGAACGCGGGCCGCTCCGGGTCAAGCACGGCCAGGCCAGCCGCAGGCGACGACGCTGAGGCGAAGTGGCGGCGCGGGATGCGTCCCGCCAGCCGTGCCAACCGCCCCGCGGTCACCGCGTGCCGCATCGCACCGGCCATCACCTCCGGCTCCTGCGCCCGCGTCACCGCGGAAGCGAGCATCACCCCCGCACACCCCAGCTCCATCGCCAGCGCCACGTCCGACGCCGTACCGGCCCCCGCGTCCAGGATCACCGGCACCCCCGCCCGCTCCACGATCAACTGGAAGTTGTGCGGGTTGCGGATCCCCAGCCCCGACCCGATCGGCGACCCCAGCGGCATCACCGCCGCGCACCCCACATCCTCCAGCTTCCGCGCCAGCACCGGATCGTCGTTCGTGTACGGCAGCACCGTGAACCCGTCGTCGACCAGCGTCTCCGCCGCCTCCAGCAACTCCACCGGATCCGGCAGCAGCGTCCGCTCGTCGGCGATGACCTCCAGCTTGATCAGATCCGTGCCCAGCGCCTCCCGCGCCAGCCGCGCCGTGAGCACGGCCTCTCCCGCGGTGTAGCACCCCGCGGTGTTCGGCAGCACCCGGATGCCCAGCCGCCGCAGCACGGACAGCACCGATCCGTGCACCCCGGGATCGACCCGCCGCATCGCGACGGTGGTCAGCTCGGTGCCGGAGGCGACCAGCGCCCGCTCCATCACGTCCAGGCTCGGCGCACCCCCCGTGCCCATGATCAGCCGGGACGAGAAGGACGTACCCCCGAGGACGAAGGGATCGTCGGCCATGGGTCAGCCTCCTTGAACGGCGGTGAGGACTTCGACACGGTCGCCGTCGGCGAGGACCGTGCCGGCCCACCGCGTGCGCGGGACGACGGTCTCGTTGAGCGCTGCGGCCACGCCGGACGGCGCCGGCGACAGGGACCGTACGAGCGAGTCGAGCACCGTGCCCGCGGGGACCTCGCGGCGCTCCCCGTTGACGGACACGGTGATGAAGGTGTGGACGGAGTCGACGGAGAGGTTCATGCGGACTGCTCCGAAAGGGCGACGGCGGCGGCGAAGCGCCGGGGCGTGAACGGGCGCGCTTCCTCCGGCAGCTCACCGGTGACCAGCGCGTGCGCCAGCACGTCCCCGGTGACCGGCGTGAGCAGCACCCCGTTGCGGTAGTGCCCGGTGGCCAGCAGCAGCCCGTCCAGGCCGCTCGGCCCGAGCAGCGGCGCGTTGTCGGGGGACGCGGGGCGCAGCCCGGCCCGGGTCTCGGTCAGCGGCAGTTCGGTGATCCCGGGCACCAGCTCATGGGCGTCGCGCAGCAGTTCGTACACCCCGCCGGCGGTCACCGTGGTGTCCCAGCCCAGTTCCTCGCTGGTGGCGCCGACGACCAGTTCGCCGTTCTCCCGGGGCACCAGGTAGACGTGGCTGCCGCGCACCACGGCCCGGACGGTACGGCTCAGGAAGGGCGCGAACCGCGGTGGCACGGTCAGGCGCAGCACCTGCCCCTTCACGGGCCGCACCGGCGGCAGCACGTCGTCGGGGACGCCGGGGAGCCGCCCGCTGAGGCTGCCGGCCGCGAGCACCACCTGTCCGGCGCGCAGCGCGGTGCCGTCCGCGGTGGTGACGCCGACGGCCCGCCCGCCGGCGAGGTCCAGCCGCTCGGCCCACACGCGGTGGAACACGACCCCGGCCTTCTCGCAGGCCGCGACCAGGGCCGTGGCCAGCCGCCGCGGATCGACCTGGTGGTCGCCGTCGACCCGCAGCCCGCCGCGCACCCCGGGTGCGAGCATCGGCTCCAGGCGCCGGCACTCCCGGCCCGACAGCCACACCGAGTCCAGCCCGGAGCGCTGCTGCAGGGCGTGCAGTTCGCGCAGGTGGGCGCGGTCGTCGGCGTCGAGGGCGACGGCGAGGGTGCCGCAGCGGCGGTGCCCCAGGTCGTGCCCGGTCAGCTCGGTCAGCTCGGCGGCGAAGCCGGGATAGCGCCGGGCGGACTCCAGGTTCAGGGCGAGCAGGGTCTCCTCGCCGTAGTGCAGTTCGGTGACCGCGGCCAGCATCCCGGCCGCGACGCGCGCGGCCCCGCCTCCCGGCTCGGGGTCCGCCACGGCCGTGGTGAGCCCGCGTTGCGCGGCCCGCCAGGCCGTGACCAGGCCGATGATCCCGCCCCCGATGACGAGGACGTCGGACGTACGTGACGACATGGGCGTCCAGCCCCTCCCTTCGCCGGCATGACCCGGATCAGGTTCGTACGGTCGGAGGCCGCCAGCCTCCCTCTCAGCCCGGTGCGTCCGGGCTCCCGCGAGTGCGTGTACGGGGGCCACCCTAGCGCCTCCGCTCCGGATCACGCCGGGCTAGGGCCTGTCCGGCGGATCATGCCGCAGACGCGGGGCTTGGCACGCGCATCTGCGGCGTTGTCGTCGGTTGCCGACGCTCCGCGTCGGCGCCCTCCTCCGCCTTGCAGCTGCACGCGCCAAGCCCCGCTCACCGGTGCTGATGAGGCCCGGCCGATTTCCTGCGACCTGATCCGCCGGACAGACCCTAGCCCTCCCCGGGCGGCCCCCGGTGACTGACGGCCTGTCAGTTGTTTATGGTGATCGGGTGACTGAGCAGACACGGGAAGAGGGCGGTTCGCCGGGGCGGCGCGTGGTCGTCGTGGGCGCCGGGATGGCCGGGGTGCAGACCGCGGTCGCGCTGCGGGAACAGGGCTTCACCGGCACCGTCACGGTCGTCGGCGCCGAGCCGCACCAGCCGTACGACCGGCCGCCGCTGTCCAAGGCCGTGCTGCTCGGCAAGGCCGAGGGGTCCGCCTTCGACGTCGACTTCGCGGCGCTCGACGTCGGCCTCCGGCTCGGCTGCGAGGTGCTCGGCTTCCGCCCCGCCGATCACGAGCTGGACACCGAGGCCGGTCCGGTGCCGTACGACGACCTGGTCCTCGCCACCGGTGCCGCACCGATCCTGCTGCCGGGCGCCGAGGGCGTGCCCGGCGTGCACCTGCTGCGCACCCTCGACGACGCCGAACGGCTGCGGCCGGTGCTCGCCCGGCAGCACGACATCGTGGTCGTCGGCGCCGGATGGATCGGCGCCGAGTTCGCCACCGCCGCCCGCCAGGCCGGGTGCGCGGTCACCGTCGTCGAGGCCGCCGACCGCCCCCTCGCGGGCGTGCTGCCCGCCGAGGTCGCCGCCCCGATGGCCGCCTGGTACGCCGACGCCGGCGCCGAACTGCGCACCCACGCGCGCGTGGCGCGCGTGGAACCCGGTGAGGTCGTGCTCGCCGACGGCTCCCGGCTGCCCGCGGGCGCCGTCGTCGTCGGCATCGGCGCCCGGCCCGCCACCGCCTGGCTGGCCGGTTCCGGCGTCGAGCTGGGCGCGCACGGGGAGGTCGTCGCCGACGACCACCTGCGCACCTCCGTGCCCGATGTGTACGCGGTCGGCGACTGCGCCTCCTTCCCGTCGGGCCGGTACGGCGAGCGGCTCCTCGTCCACCACTGGGACAACGCACTCCAGGGCCCGCGCACGGTCGCGGCGAACATCATCGGCCTCACCCCCGCGGCCTACGACCCGGTGCCCTATTTCTGGTCCGAGCAGTTCGGCCGCTTCGTCCAGTACGCGGGCCACCACACCACGGCCGACCGCCTGCTCTGGCGCGGCGACCCCTCCGATCCGGCCTGGACCGTCTGCTGGCTCCGCGAGGACCGCCTGGCCGCCCTCCTGGCCGTGGGCCGCCCGAGAGACCTGGCCCAGGGCCGCCGCCTGATCGAATCGGCCCGCCCCCTGGACCCGGCCGTGGTGGCCGACCCCGCGAAGCCGCTGAAGGGCGCGACGGTTTCCTGACCGGCGCGACCAGCCACGACGGTGCCGCGGAGGGCCACTGTCACACCCCGGCACTACCATCGACACGTGACCGAGATTGACGCAAAGATCGATGCTCTCGTCCCCGCCTGGCTCACCCTCCCCGACATCGCCGAGATGCTCGGTGTCGAGGTGACGCGTGTGCGGCAGCTGGTCAAGGAGGGCCAGCTCGTCGCCGTGCGCCGGGGCGAGAACAGGGCGCTGCACGTGCCCGCCGCCTTCATCGACGGGGACAAGGTCGTCAAGGGCCTCTCCGGAACCCTGACGCTCCTGCGGGACGACGGCTTCACGGTCGAAGAGATGATCGAGTGGCTCTTCACCCCCGACCCGACCCTGCCCGGCACCCCCGCGCAGGCCCTGAGCGAGAATCGCGGCACGGAGGTGAAGCGCCGCGCCCAGGCGCTCGCCGTCTGACCCGAGCCGTACCGGGGTGGCGCGTGGGCCTGCCCACGCGCCACCCGCACGGCACCCGCCGACACCGCCCCCGGGGGACCCACGCATGTCCGACACCGCCCGCACCGCGCTCGCCGACGCCCGCCTGTACCTCTGCACGGACGCCCGCCGGCGCCAGGGCGACCTGCCCGAGTTCCTGGACGCGGTCCTGGCCGGCGGGGTCGACATCGTGCAGCTGCGCGACAAGGGCATGGAGGCCGCCGAGGAGCTGGAGCACCTGGCGGTCCTCGCCGACGCCTGCGCCCGGCACGGCAAGCTGCTCTCCGTCAACGACCGCGCGGACGTCGCCCACGCGGCCGGCGCCGGCGTCCTGCACCTCGGCCAGGGCGACCTCCCGGTCCCCGCGGCCCGCGCCATCCTGGGCGACGACGTCCTGATCGGCCGCTCCACGCACGCCGAGTCCGAGGCCGCCGCGGCCGCCGCACAGAACGGCGTGGACTACTTCTGCACCGGCCCGTGCTGGCCCACCCCCACCAAGCCCGGCCGCCACGCGCCCGGCCTGGACCTGGTCCGGTACACCGCCTCCCTGGGCACCGACCGCCCCTGGTTCGCCATCGGCGGCATCGACCTCGGCAACCTCGACCAGGTGCTGGACGCCGGTGCCCGCAGAGCGGTCGTCGTGCGTGCGCTGACCGAGGCCGACGACCCCGGGGCCGCGGCGGCGGAGTTCGCGAAGCGGCTCCGGCAGGTGTGACGGCCGCGCGGCCGCACCCCGGGACCTTCCCCACCAGCCCCTTCGGGCCCTCCTGTCCACGTTTTTGTCCAAGGGGTGGACGGAGAACGGGCAAATCAGGCAAATTTCCCGCATCTGGTTGGGGGACCGTCCACCCCTGGTTAACCTGCGACTATGGCCCTCGGCACCGCATCCACCAGGTCGGATCACGCCCGCACCGTGCGCGACATGCTCGCGACCGGCAAGACGACGTATTCGTTCGAGTTCTACGCCCCCAAGACGTCCAAGGGCGAGCGGAACCTGTGGAACGCGCTGCGCCGGGTCGAGGCCGTGGCGCCCGACTTCGTCTCCGTCACCTACGGCGCGGGCGGCTCCACCCGCGCCGGCACCGTGAAGGCGACCGAGGCCATCGCCTCGGACACCACCCTCACCCCGATCGCCCACCTCACCGCCGTCGACCACTCGGTGGCCGACCTGCGCAACATCATCGGCCAGTACGCCGACGCCGGGATCCGCAACATGCTGGCGCTGCGCGGCGACCCGCCCGGCGACCCGATGGGCGAGTGGGTGCCGCACCCCCGGGGCCTGACCTACGCCGCCGAACTCGTCGAACTGATCAAGACCTCGGGCGACTTCTGCGTCGGCGTCGCTGCCTTCCCCGCGATGCACCCGCGTTCCGCGGACTGGGACGCCGACGTCCGCCACTTCGTCGACAAGTGCCGCGCGGGCGCCGACTACGCCATCACCCAGATGTTCTTCGACCCGGAGGACTACCTGCGGCTGCGCGACCGGGTCGCGGCCGCCGGCTGCGAGACCCCGATCATCCCCGAGGTCATGCCGATCGCCAGTGCGAAGACCCTCGCCCGGGTGCCGTCCCTCACCAACGCGGTGTTCCCGGATGCCCTGAAAGAGCGGATCCTCACAGCGAAGGACGATCCGGCGGCGGTACGCTCCATCGGTATCGAATTCGCCACGGAGTTCTGCGCACGCTTGCTGGCCGAGGGAGTGCCCGGTCTGCACTTCATCACGCTCAACAACTCCACGGCGACCTTGGAAATCTACGAGAACCTGGGTCTGCACCACCCCCCGCAGGCCTAGACCGGCCGTACCGCGATACGACACACTGCGGAGCGGCCACTGGGAGAGGGGCGTACATGGGCTGGACGGTCCTCTACATCGCGTTCGGCGGCGTCGCGCTGTGGCTGCTGGGCGAAGTGCTGTTGCAGTACAAGGCGCGGCTGCGCTGGCGGCTGCTCGCGTTCGTGGGCTTCCTCGGCGTCGTGCTCGGAGTGCTGATGCCCTCCGTCGTCGTCATCGGCATCGGAGCGATCGCCTTCGCGATCGGGCAGACCTACGTCACGCTGTCGTTCCGCCGCGGCTTCGCCGCCGGCTGGGCCGTGAAGCGCCCGGAGGACGCCGAGGGCGCGGGCGGCGGCAGCAAACGGCGCCGCGGCAGGCGCCAGGAGCCCACCCTGGAGGTCTCCGACCTCGAAGCCGCCGAGGGCACCGGCGACCGGGCCGCCGAGCAGAGCGCCGAGGCCCCCGCCCCGGGCACCGACGACGACTACGACCGCGACGACGTCTTCACCCCGGCCCGGCCCGCCGAGACCACCGCGGTCTACGAGCCGCAGCCCCTGCCCGACGACACCGGCTCCTACGGCGTCTACGGCGACACCGGCGCCTACGCGACCGCCGCCCAGCCGCAGGACCAGGGCTACGCCACGGCCGACCAGGCCTACGCCTACGACTACTCCGGCTACGGCCAGCAGGGCTACGGCTACGACACCGGCGGCGGCCAGCAGAGCTACGCCAACTACTCCGACCCGTACATCGGCAGCCAGTCCTACGGCGGCGGCTCCTACGACACCGGCTACGGCCAGCAGTACGGGCAGCAGACGTACGGACAGGACGCCTACGGCACCGGCGGCTACGGCGAGACCCCGGCCGACGGCGTCTGGGTACCGCAGCAGCGCACCGACGAGACCTACGGCGGCGAACTCCCGCAGGAACAGCCGTACCCCTACCAGCAGGACGGACTGCAGCAGCCGGGCGCCGGCTACGGCGAGCAGTACCGCTTCTGACGGCCCTGCCGCGCCCCGGCCTACCGGGAGCCGCGGAACTCCGGGCCCTCCACGACCAGTCCGGCGACCAGCGCGCCCGACATGCCCGCGTGCGGCAGACCACCGCCGGGGTGCGACCAGCCCCCGGCGGTGAACAGGTTCGGTACCACGGTGCTGTTGGCCGGGTACAGCGAGCCCCCGGCCGCGGCCAGGGAGGGCGGCGGGACGGCACCGCCGGCGGCCCCCGTCTCCCGCTCGGTGTCCACGGGCGTACGGACCTCGCGCCACAGGATCCGCTCGCCGAGTCCCGGCACCGCGCGCTCGGCGGCGGCGAGCATCCGGTCCGCGAAGGCGTCCGCCGCGCCCGGCGCCGCCCAGTCGTACCCCTGGGCGGAGGGCACGGTCGCGGTGAGCACCACCGACTCGTGCGCGTCGTCGGGCCGCAGGGCCGGGTCGCCGGGCCGGTCGACCCGGACCGTCGGGCGCTCCGGTGCCGTCCCCGCGCCGAACAGGCCCAACTCGGCGGTCGCCTCCGGCGAGTGGACCACCGTGCGGTGCGCGGCGTGCGGCTCGCGTGCGCCGCGCAGTGCCAGGCACACCACCACGCGGCCGGTGTGCGGGCCCTCGGCGCCGGGCCGGACCGCGTCCGGGCCGTACGGCTCGCGGCCGCCCAGCAGGCCGCCGAGCCGCCCGGGAGCCGGGCCGACCACGAAGTCCGCCTCGGTCACCGTGCCGTCGGCCAGCTCCACGCCCGCCGCCCGGCCGTCCTTCTCCACGATTCCCGTCACCTCGGCGCCGAAGGTGAACGCGACCCGGCGCCGCACGCACCGCTCGTACACCGCGCGCGCCAACTCCCGGATGCCGCCGCGCACATACCAGGTCCCGAACGCGTGCTCCATGTAGGGCAGCACCGCCGCGCTCGCCGGTGCCGCGACGGGATCGACCCCGTGCGCCAGCGCGTACCCCCCCAACAGGGCCGCGAGGCGGGGGTCGCGCAGCTCCCAGGCACCGATCTCGGCCAGGGTGCTCGCCCGGCGGGTGCGCAGCAGGCGCTTGTGCGGCACCGCCGGATACGGCTCCCGCTCGGTCAGCACCCGCCAGTCGGCCCACAGGGGCTCCTCCAGCAAGGGGCGCCGGGTGCGGTCCCACGCCTCGCGGGCCCGCACCAGGAAGTCGCCCCAGCGCTGTCCCGCGCCGGAACCGAGCGCCTCGTCCAGCGCCGTGACGACACCCGCGCGGGAGGCGTTCGGCAGGGACACCTCGGTGCCGTCCGCGAAGACGTGCCGTGACGCCGGGTCGACCTGGACCAGCTCGACGCAAGTCTCCAGCGACTCCTTGCCGGTCTTCACGAACAGGTCCCGGTACACGGCGGGCAGCGGCAGCAGACCGGGGCCGGTGTCGAAGCCGAACCCGTCCCGCTCGAACCGGCGCACCGCACCGCCGTACGTCTCCGTACGCTCGTACACCGCCACCCGGTGGCCCGCGACGGCCAGCCGGGCAGCGGCCGCCATCGCGCCCATCCCGGCGCCGGTCACCACAATCCGTGCCATGACCGCGACTTTATCGACCGCCACTGACAATCCCGTCCACGGGCGGGCCGGCGGACGGGACCAGGGATGCCTGGAGGGGGCCTACCAGGCGGGCGGCGGGCCCGGCGGGGCCGGCATCCGCGCGGCGAGCCGGCGCTCCTGCCGCCGCTCCGCCCGGCGCCGCAGGTAGCGGCGGATCCGCGAGACGAGGAAGACCAGCAGGACGAGCCCGGAGAGCAGGCACATCCCGGCGACGACCGCCGCCGCCACCGGATGGAAGATCGCGAACGCGACCAGTCCGGCCACCCCGAGGTCCTCGGCGATGCTCAGCACGATGTTGCTGAACGGCTCCGGCGAGGTGTTCACCGCCATCCGCGTCCCGGCCTTGACGACATGGCTGGCCAGTGCCGTCGAACCGCCGATCGCCCCGGCCGCCACGTCCGACAGCGAGCCGCTGTGCCCGGCGAGCAGCGCGCCGACCCAGGCGCCCGCCGCCGGCCGGACCACCGTGTGCACGATGTCCCACAC
Coding sequences within it:
- a CDS encoding RICIN domain-containing protein, giving the protein MTAPSADSYPWYQDTSAEQLRQDQCLMSDVLRLGGPSMASTAQNGLDQPADMLHALADRDNWAKTPLATAYQADRDAADKEMAGLSALRDGWQKPLAGLETPAGFTETGFHSPPDGDKSFYNQTGLSAWVADRFWQSDEDFYQDETPRAGTSTLTAVDALGTPLYGKDPAPDGKTTAEWNRALAEHNAFEWMHGGPGTKAGADDARLFLSSGGFPHVAPAPGTPEYRIAVEDVKSRFAACGWRDPLDPDGVLGNVTATAAEEWQKEVASQATQRDEVLDANKDAVGALAKGAKALSTMLGHSWVADHLTRWQDYWSPGGLGWVGDSPAVIQVVAARGKCLDVQGSGKTNGTPVQIYTCNDTSAQRWQVFGDDGGYALRNINAQKCLDVKSSDDANGTKIQIWTCNGSAAQRWNFDAHAASELRNAATDKCLDLNSFANGKDSWLWSCDNSDGQKFRLVPKGHQGADTLSYPSKAQFSKAKKGVTDARTGAKAQLAVLKAQLTAAQKAGTTSDQAMQAAYDIADANGAPRGRGLLVGQQKAQVTKGAVAALAAMVKAGETAEAATRASAADSQTVAERALAQAAQSKAEFRKEAAKTAESQAKAAADAAKVHRDNAKKDKETAESKLTVAVKAEGDAKAAAADAHARRLDAEAEEKTAKAAKETAAAKQAEAATDKTTALSEATKAKDAKDKAEAAEKTAGSKRDDAVKAAGDARDKRDDAWDAKQKANAARAKADAKDAYADSLDSGDAADAARTAANDADQHADDAETAATKAQSAADAATKAAADADAAATRAEAAAKRARSDADAAQADKLKADADVKTATSAAADAIKASQDASSQAKTAVKLANEAEGHAKDAKTQADQADQEAGNAVAAAAKAVGYAHVTAQAAVDAGTSAQQVAAPANDAVQLGSPYITTDSAAGLVVLTGQASKTIAEQQQAVADAHAKNATAEADAAKNLADQAKGDAKEAYQHAANAARYAADALTYSKDALTYAADAATAASKAAAALARTITYDQQATDDADAADKAAGKAEGYAKDARDSADTAELDASAARTAAAQAQQDAKDARSAADRADTAATEAEQAAKDANKYAKEAQDAATETQNKGNGKQIQTGTILDSAGHIGNVFYVVDHYENVGEPKTLSKTSACDDWKSRIAYKGNCTVTAKITYKAILNLYLCTGEDLNPAYNLCPSESAVYLGQQPSEEMTKEVTHTITIAEFNADIDPTDILFGSWIDCGKKIGSMLRISGGGGNWGGCGWAAFDVASLLAGKAVRPIAEAVRAVDAAMRTGIGVADALKALRTLRIDADALAGIERSARISEEFRTACEVNSFPGDTEVLMADGSRRPISQVGVGDRLAAMEPVTGRLQTRQVTDTYKHDTQQLVDITVAGGGKLASTVGHKFYVVDRGWTLVSDLHVGDRLRTPDGSVHPVTALHDRSGLTPRTVYDLTVDDLHTFFVLAGTTPVLVHNCKVALGWQRNGALDAWARLPGNKFTTFSIARPEDFAALARKAIADPNVELHVNMTGLELHGDFVAAAERGLRGGEGGAAATDYEMSLIARAVANGQRTWSSVKFYFPTGADDTVELRKIDAPDLTKLGKLDPVDGGKFNYCHHC
- the thiS gene encoding sulfur carrier protein ThiS, whose protein sequence is MTVSVNGERREVPAGTVLDSLVRSLSPAPSGVAAALNETVVPRTRWAGTVLADGDRVEVLTAVQGG
- a CDS encoding thiazole synthase; translation: MADDPFVLGGTSFSSRLIMGTGGAPSLDVMERALVASGTELTTVAMRRVDPGVHGSVLSVLRRLGIRVLPNTAGCYTAGEAVLTARLAREALGTDLIKLEVIADERTLLPDPVELLEAAETLVDDGFTVLPYTNDDPVLARKLEDVGCAAVMPLGSPIGSGLGIRNPHNFQLIVERAGVPVILDAGAGTASDVALAMELGCAGVMLASAVTRAQEPEVMAGAMRHAVTAGRLARLAGRIPRRHFASASSPAAGLAVLDPERPAF
- the thiO gene encoding glycine oxidase ThiO; the protein is MSSRTSDVLVIGGGIIGLVTAWRAAQRGLTTAVADPEPGGGAARVAAGMLAAVTELHYGEETLLALNLESARRYPGFAAELTELTGHDLGHRRCGTLAVALDADDRAHLRELHALQQRSGLDSVWLSGRECRRLEPMLAPGVRGGLRVDGDHQVDPRRLATALVAACEKAGVVFHRVWAERLDLAGGRAVGVTTADGTALRAGQVVLAAGSLSGRLPGVPDDVLPPVRPVKGQVLRLTVPPRFAPFLSRTVRAVVRGSHVYLVPRENGELVVGATSEELGWDTTVTAGGVYELLRDAHELVPGITELPLTETRAGLRPASPDNAPLLGPSGLDGLLLATGHYRNGVLLTPVTGDVLAHALVTGELPEEARPFTPRRFAAAVALSEQSA